The stretch of DNA CCTGCAAGCGGCGGAGGGGCGGAGCTTCAACGGCACCTGGTCGGTGCAGCTCGTCACCGATTCGGGTCTGTGCGACAGCCGCTACACCGTCTCGCTCGCCATCGCCGACGGCGACGTGCGGGTGGCCTCGACGGGGGAGGGCGGCGCGAGCGTGAGCGGCCGCATCGGATCCGACGGCCAGGTCGGCCTCACCGTCCGCCACGGCTCGGCCAGCGGTGCCGCCTCGGGCCGGCTCCAGGCCAATTCCGGTTCCGGCACCTGGAACGTCTCCGCCCTCTGCACCGGCCGCTGGACCGCGCAGCGCCGCACCGCCCGGGTCGCGCAGGCCGACTGACGGAATCGCTGCACGACGCAGCGATTCCTTATCCGCCCGTCTTCACCCACCAGACTTGGAACGGGCGCAGAACCGGCTCCAGGCCTGGGCGTGGACGGTGCTGATGATGCCCGACGCCCAGGCCAGGCGGCAATCGGGCATCAGCGGGGCGTTGTGGCTCTCCAGGTGGTAGGTGCCGCGCTGCGAGCCGCGCAGGATCTTCTTCAGGAAGCGGTGCCCCTCCGCGGTCGTCACGGCGGCGTAGCGGTCGAGCAGGCGATCCGGGCTCTCGCCCGCCTCGGCGCAGAGCACCACGTCGTCCGGCTCGTATTTCGGATACATCGACAGGCCGGCGACCCGGAACGCGATGGTGCCGTGCGGCACCGGGAACGGCACCGTGATCCGGAACAGGTCGCCCTCCGGCCCGGGCTGCTCGTCCCCGGTCTCGATCAAGCCGCCGGCGCTGATCAAACCCTTCACCCCGACGACCTGGCCCACGACTTGGCCGCCGTCCTGGCCCCCTCGGCGAGCGGCTCCGGCGCGTCGTCGTCGCCGAACAGCAGCCCTTTGGCGGAGACCTCGACGCCGTCGCGGCGGAAGCGCGCGGCGTAGCGCTCGGCATCGTCCTGGCCGATGGTCCGGGTGCCGGCCTCGTGCGCCCGGTAGGTGCTCTCCGGCCAGGCATTCTGCAAAGCGGCATCCCGCGCCGAGCGGTAGCCGGCGGCGATGCGCGCCTGCCGCAGCCGCTCGCCCTGCGCGGCGCGGACCCGGTTCTCTCCCGACTGGATCACCTCAGCGAAATTCCCTGGCACTTGAGGTATTGAGAAAAGTCATTACATCATGTAGCTACTTTGGCCGCAAGGACCATGGCAAGCGGCGTTGTTCGCGCCTACCCCGTCTGCCACTCTAACCCGGGGGCAGCCTTGCGCCGTATCCTTCGTTGCGGGAGTCCTCCGATGGTCCACCGATTCTTCGCCCCTCGTCGCGGCCCGCCCGACGGCGCGGCCACCCGGTGGCGCAACGCCGGGACCGGAGCGGACGATCCGGGTCTCCCGCCCCTCGGCCGGCTCGGTGGCGAATCGCCGCAATCGGCGCCCGGCACGCGGCAGAGCCGGCCCATCGGCGCCGAAGAGGCTCGCGCTGCGCGCCGCGGCAGTGCAGGAGGGGCGCATGAAGGTAGCCCTGATCGTCCTCTGGACCCTCGCTGCGGGGGTCGGCCTGTTCCTGATGGTGCGCTCCCGGATCATCCGCACGACCGAGGCGCTGACGCGGGAGGCCGAAAGCGGGCGGATCGCCTCGCCCGACGCGCCGCCGGATCGCCCCGGCAAGATCTGACCGGACCGGCGCACCGGCAACCGGGGAGGGCGGCGTGAGCGGGAAGAAGCGCCGCATCGCCCGCCGCCGCCGCGAGGCCGTCGCCCATGGCCGCCCGCCGGCCGACCGAGCCGCCGAGATCCGGCGCCGCCGGCGCCGGCGGATCCGTCCGGCCCGGATCGTGCTGGCGGCCGACCGGGTCTGGATGGTCGCCGAGACCAGGCCGCGCTGGGCCGCCCGGGTGGCCGGCGACCTGGAGGCCGCCGGCATCCCCACCTTCGAGCCGCGGGAGGAGATCGAGCTGACCTCTCCCTCGGGCCACCGCCGCACCGCCCGGGTGCCGCTCCTCCACCGCACGCTCTTCGTCGGCCTGCACGACGACGGCGACCTCGCGCGGGTCGAGGGCCATCCGGGGATCGCCCGGGTGCTGTTTCGCGACGGCCGGGCCGTCGTCATCGCGCCGTCCGTGCTCCAGGGCTTCGCCGACGCGATCACCGGCCATGGCGACGAACGGGACGACGGCGACAAGGAGGCGGTGAGGGCGGTCCTGTTCGCGCTGGGCGACGGCGTGCGGGTGACGGCCGGACCGCTCGCGGCCCTGCGCGGCACGGTCGAGGAGGTCGATGGGGAACGCCGGCGCTACCGGGTGGCCCTGTCGCTGTTCGGGCGCGAGACCCCGGTGGTGCTCGACGAGGCGCAGATCGAGCGCGAGTGACCGACACGAAAAAGTTGCGCCCCGCC from Methylobacterium aquaticum encodes:
- a CDS encoding S24 family peptidase produces the protein MGQVVGVKGLISAGGLIETGDEQPGPEGDLFRITVPFPVPHGTIAFRVAGLSMYPKYEPDDVVLCAEAGESPDRLLDRYAAVTTAEGHRFLKKILRGSQRGTYHLESHNAPLMPDCRLAWASGIISTVHAQAWSRFCARSKSGG
- a CDS encoding helix-turn-helix transcriptional regulator, which produces MIQSGENRVRAAQGERLRQARIAAGYRSARDAALQNAWPESTYRAHEAGTRTIGQDDAERYAARFRRDGVEVSAKGLLFGDDDAPEPLAEGARTAAKSWARSSG
- the nusG gene encoding transcription termination/antitermination protein NusG, giving the protein MSGKKRRIARRRREAVAHGRPPADRAAEIRRRRRRRIRPARIVLAADRVWMVAETRPRWAARVAGDLEAAGIPTFEPREEIELTSPSGHRRTARVPLLHRTLFVGLHDDGDLARVEGHPGIARVLFRDGRAVVIAPSVLQGFADAITGHGDERDDGDKEAVRAVLFALGDGVRVTAGPLAALRGTVEEVDGERRRYRVALSLFGRETPVVLDEAQIERE